The DNA sequence ATTATTTCCTCAAATCAACCACCACAGCCTTTGAACCTTCCCTTTCCCCCTCTCTCCGCTTCAAACAACTCCCGCCGGAAAACCTTGACTCTCCGATCACCGTCCCACGAGCCCCCTTACCACCTCCGTTCCCGGCGAACCTCTCAGCCGCCACGTTGCCTTGCAACTCGATTTCTCGAGGAGATCAAACTAAAATCATCCGGCTCCGGTGAGTCTCGGATTTGTATTGCTTCTGATTATAGGGTTTTTGTTGATCTGAGCAATTTTTCATTTTCGAATCAATGGATAGAATTTCAGTATTTGTGGAGATATAATTATTATCTATTTTGTTTTGCAACTATTGGTTGATTTTGTGTCTTGAAATTTCGATTAGATCGAtccaatgattttttttttttttttttggagggagAGATTTGCATGAGCAGTGAAACACTGAGCGTGTCTTCAAAATCAGAGACAAAACCCCGTTCTATGTAATGGATCACTCACTCCTTgaattcaatttttctttttatatcaGTTTCGGCATTTTATCGATTTTTGTTCCTAAATCTGATATTTCGATGGgtcaaaacaaaaaatgttATTCTTATCTGTAATTCCAACATAAAGATGTGTTAGGGTTAATTATTTTATATGCGTATTTGCTTCTGAATTCTGTCCctggtttttaattttttacacTGTAAATTCATGGGGATGGACAATGATCCTTCGTCCACGTGGAGCTGCATGTCTTTTCCTATTTCCCCAAGAACATTAGCACCTGCAAACTTCAACCTTGGAATAATTGAAGCTTTTAATATTAAGCTTACaaacaaaatccttaattagggaATTTTTATATTATCTTTCACAAAAATTTATACAGTGAACAAGCCATAAAACAATTTAGTAAAGTAAGTAAATTTGCAGGAGTTGATCTTTTAGGAGATATTAATCATGCATTATTGCATTTTAgtggttgttgttttttttttggaaaaagttGTAGAGTGAGTGAGAAAGAAGAGCTTTGGTTTTTTGCTTACTTGGTGTTTATGGCTATGATAGATTGATTGAAGAAAAGAGCCGAGAGCTTAGTGGTGGGGTGGTTTTTTGGAGTGTTGACCCGTTTCAAGCCCAACCGACCATGGCAGTCCCGTGAGAAAGGACCACACAACAAATCAAAAGCCAGTTTGTCACCCCCCTttccctttcttctttctctctcttatcCTACACCctcctcatctctctctcagCTCTCCAGTCTTTGCCCTTTCCTAGGGTACCCCCCACCCCCTGCCCTACACTCTACCCTTCACTGCAGTTTTCTTTTGGTGGGTAATCAAACAACTAACCTCTTCTACTTAACTTCGTAACCGTCTGTGGACACTTTCCGCAAATCGCTGTGGCCACATTGCTTGCTTGCCCCAGATGTTGTCTACCcccaactctctaatttcatcGCCTGGATTTGGGCTTTTTTCTATGAAAGAGAAACATTTTTCTTCACATCAGAGTATTATTATTCGCTGTAATTGTGAAATCGATTCCCAATTGGATCTGAGTCTCTGTAAAGATGTATGCTTTTTTGATTGTTGgcacttctcttttttttcatgGGTGTTTTGAGTATTATTCTTTGCTCTTTCCAGCACTGCATCTTACCTTTTTGCGTTTGTGGCAGATTTGTTGCAGAGAAAAGTATCTTATTTTGAAGCAGCAGCATTGAAATATCCGGAGTTAATTTGGTGAGGGAACCGATCAATGTGGTCTGATTTGGATGGTGTGGATGGATGTAGGTGAATCAGAGCGCAGGGAGATCCCAAGACCACCGTTGGTTCCCGCCGAAAAATACAATGCAGCATCTTCAatcgccgccacgcgccgcccTCGAATCCGGGAAGTTAGTTCCCGCTACAAGTCACCAACTCCCTCCAGGCCTAGTTCCGCAACAACCGCCACCGCCGGACGTGCCCCATCTCCTAATGTTTCGAGATCATTGCGTTCTCCAACATCATCATCCTCGTTATTGGCGCCAAAGAGATCACAATCCGCGGACAGGAGGAGGCCCGCCACGCCGTCTTCACCGTCGCGGCCGGCTAGTCCATCAACGCCGGTGAAGGATTCTTCGGTAGATGTTTCAGCCAAAAGAAGTGGTCGGTTGCCTGAGGGTTTGTGGCCTTCAACGATGAGAAGTTTGAGTGTTTCATTTCAGTCTGATACGATTTCGATTCCTGTCAGTGTTAGTAAGAAGGAGAAGCCAGTAACTAGTGCTTTATCGGATCGGACATTGAGGTCATCGTCCAATGTGGCTCATAGACAGGCCGAGGCAGCTCCGAGAAAGCTCACACCGGAGAGGAAGAGGAGCCCTCTTAGAGGGAAGAATGTGTCTGATCAATCAGAGAATTCGAAACCAGTGGATGGTTTGCATTCTAGATTGATAGATCAGCATCGATGGCCTAGTAGAATAGGTGGGAAAGTAtcttccaattccaattcattAAACAAAAGTATGGATCTTGGTCCTAGGATCCTCAAGCTTGCTACACCAGCTCCTGGAGTTGGGGTACCTATGCTGAGGCGAATGCCTGCAGCTGATGGTTTGGGAAAGCCGGTACAGAAATTGGGTGGTGATGCTGCGATTTTATCATCACTCCATGAAAGTGGTAGACTGGGAGCAAATTCAGTTGATGATAGTTTACTGCACAAGCGTTTTTCAGAAAGGTTGTCAAATGCAACTCCTAAAGTCAGATCCCTGTCGCGACCATCCTCACCTAGTAAGGCATCAGTGTTTTCACCTTCTGTTTCAAGAGGTGGTAGTCCATCTCGGACTTCAAGACCATCTACTCCTCCTTCTAGAGGAGTTAGTCCATCAAAGACAAGGGTTTCGAGTACTTCTTGTCAATCAAGCAGTGCAACTTCTGTGCTTAGTTTCATTGCTGATTTCAAGGGGAAAAAGAGTGCAGCTTACATTGAAGATGCTCATCAGCTGCGGCTACTTCACAATAGATTTTTGCAGTGGAGATTTTCTAATGCCAGGGCAGAGGCTGTACTTTATATTCAGAAAGTAACTGCAGAGGTGCGTTGTCTATGTAACTTGGCAAACTTTTAGGCCTATTTATCTGCCTTACTCATTCTGTTAACTATTTGTATATAATAATATTGCGATCATTTGTTCATGTCTTTTCGTAGGTTAAGATAGTCCTGATCATTTTATACACATTGAACCAAGTTAGGTCTTTGCAGTCCTGAACTACTAGGGTTTTGTTTGTTCATGCGTTGGAGAATTTCTTATTTGCTACTCATGAGTACTAGTGTGGTTAAAAGCTAAACTTGGATTGTTAGCTTGTTGTCCAGTTTGTATAGATTACtgatttgttttgttggttAGTATTGATGTGTTGCATGGTCAAGCTTCTATATCAATTATTAAGAAATGTATTTTGATTCTCCTTTTCATAGGATAAACCCATTTAAATAAGATATCTAATTGATGTGCAGAGAACTCTATTGAATGTATGGAACACTACACTAAGCCTGTGGGATTCAGTAATCAGGAAAAGAATCAAACTCCAGCAGTTAAATCTTGAGCTTAAGCTGAAGTCAGTATTGAATGGTCAGGTAATGCCTCTTTTGCACAAGAGTGGTAACATTATTGTCAATATTCCCCATTTGGTGCATTGATTCTAAGTCAAGGCATCGATATAATGTGGACAAACTTACGAAGAATTAGTGTGTGGCTTATCACCCACTAGGCAGTTTGATGCATTCTAAAATTTTGTTTCATGTGAACCAAGTGCTCGATATAGCTATTAGCTGGCCTTGTCATCCTGTAATAGGAGCTACTTTGTAAACATCCATCTGTCTAATGAAAGAGGGAGTTAATGGTGAAGGAAACAAAGTAACTATAATTTTGTGGCTATATCATGATCAGTGAGCAATTGGGCTAAGAGAGGTGCTTTGTCAGATATAGTAAATCATGTCGGGCATATCTTAGTTCAAAAGCTTTTGTGTTAACTTGTGGATCCATTTTCCATCTCTGTTTATGTTGGAATTTGTACGTTTACTGTCAGTGATCTCAATTTTAATATGATTTCATGTCCTTGCATGAACCATGTTTCTTCAGATGGACTACCTTGACGACTGGGCTTTACTTGAAAGAGA is a window from the Rosa chinensis cultivar Old Blush chromosome 2, RchiOBHm-V2, whole genome shotgun sequence genome containing:
- the LOC112188014 gene encoding AUGMIN subunit 8, producing the protein MVWMDVGESERREIPRPPLVPAEKYNAASSIAATRRPRIREVSSRYKSPTPSRPSSATTATAGRAPSPNVSRSLRSPTSSSSLLAPKRSQSADRRRPATPSSPSRPASPSTPVKDSSVDVSAKRSGRLPEGLWPSTMRSLSVSFQSDTISIPVSVSKKEKPVTSALSDRTLRSSSNVAHRQAEAAPRKLTPERKRSPLRGKNVSDQSENSKPVDGLHSRLIDQHRWPSRIGGKVSSNSNSLNKSMDLGPRILKLATPAPGVGVPMLRRMPAADGLGKPVQKLGGDAAILSSLHESGRLGANSVDDSLLHKRFSERLSNATPKVRSLSRPSSPSKASVFSPSVSRGGSPSRTSRPSTPPSRGVSPSKTRVSSTSCQSSSATSVLSFIADFKGKKSAAYIEDAHQLRLLHNRFLQWRFSNARAEAVLYIQKVTAERTLLNVWNTTLSLWDSVIRKRIKLQQLNLELKLKSVLNGQMDYLDDWALLERDHIAAFSGAMEDLEASTLRLPVTGGARTDIDSLKVAICSAVDVMQAMGSSICSLLSRVEGVNGLVSELAVVAAQEKAMLDECEALLASAAVMQVEEYSLKTQLIQMKQDLGTVSSQFWQPRQLLEPD